The Streptomyces sp. NBC_00483 genome contains the following window.
TTCACGGTCGCTGCGTACGGGGGTGCTGCGTCCGGGAGCGCCGCGTACGAGGGCCACCGCGTGTACGTGAACGGCCTCGCCCTCACCGCCCTGCCCCGCTTCACCGACCCCAGCGAGCAGCGCACCCCCGGCTCCCTGCTCGCGCCCATGCCCGGCACCGTCGTCCGCGTCGCCGAAGGTCTGACCGAAGGCGCCGCCGTCACCGCCGGGCAGCCCCTGATCTGGCTGGAGGCGATGAAGATGGAGCACCGCATCCTCTCTCCCGCCTCCGGAACGCTCACCGCCCTGCACGCCGCCGTCGGCCGCCAGGTCGAGGTGGGCGCGCTGCTCGCCGTAGTCCAGGCCGTAGTCCAGGAGGAACAGTCGTGAACGCTCCCGCCGCTCCCGTCCTCGAAACCGAGGAGCACCAGGCCCTGCGCGCCGCCGTCGCCGCGCTCGGCAAGCGGTTCGGCCGCGACTACATGACCCGCGTGACCGCCGCCGGAGGCCACCCCGATGAGCTGTGGTCGGAGGCCGCCAAGCTCGGCTACCTCGGCGTCAACCTGCCCGAGGAGTACGGGGGAGGGGGCGGCGGGATAGCCGAACTCTCCATCGTCCTTGAGGAGTTGGGGGCCGCCGGGTCGCCGCTGCTGATGATGGTCGTATCGCCCGCGATCTGCGGCACGGTCATCTCCCGCTTCGGCACCGAGGAGCAGAAGCGGGCCTGGCTCCCCGGCCTCGCCGACGGCAGCCGCACCATGGCCTTCGGCATCACCGAACCCGACGCCGGATCCAACTCGCACCGCATCACCACCACCGCCCGCAAGGACGACGACGGCTCGTGGGTCCTGAACGGGCGCAAGGTGTTCATCTCCGGCGTCGACATCGCGGACGCGACACTCATCGTGGGGCGCACCTCGGACGCGCGCACGGGGAAACTCAAGCCCTGCCTCTTCATCGTGCCCCGCGACACCCCCGGGTTCGGGCGGCGGCAGATCGACATGGAACTCCAGGCTCCGGAGAAGCAGT
Protein-coding sequences here:
- a CDS encoding acyl-CoA dehydrogenase family protein is translated as MNAPAAPVLETEEHQALRAAVAALGKRFGRDYMTRVTAAGGHPDELWSEAAKLGYLGVNLPEEYGGGGGGIAELSIVLEELGAAGSPLLMMVVSPAICGTVISRFGTEEQKRAWLPGLADGSRTMAFGITEPDAGSNSHRITTTARKDDDGSWVLNGRKVFISGVDIADATLIVGRTSDARTGKLKPCLFIVPRDTPGFGRRQIDMELQAPEKQFELTLDEVRLPADALVGDEDAGLLQLFAGLNPERVMTAAFAIGMGRYALKRAVEYAKERTVWQAPIGSHQAIAHPLAQSHIELELARLMMQKAARLYDAGDDIGAGEAANMAKYAAAEACVRAVDQAVHTLGGNGLTREFGLASLIVGSRVARIAPVSREMILNYVSHQSLGLPKSY